A section of the Anabaena cylindrica PCC 7122 genome encodes:
- a CDS encoding chorismate-binding protein, with protein MKADLNVVIWNAILTPDETSIGVRGGIVALSAPEAEFAEIILKAQAFIEALLITVHGEFNPNSYYISVQ; from the coding sequence GTGAAAGCAGATTTAAATGTTGTAATTTGGAATGCTATATTAACTCCTGATGAAACTTCTATTGGGGTGAGAGGCGGAATTGTGGCTTTATCGGCACCAGAAGCAGAGTTTGCGGAAATTATCCTCAAAGCACAGGCTTTCATTGAGGCTTTGTTAATTACTGTTCATGGTGAGTTTAACCCAAATTCATACTACATTTCGGTTCAATAA
- a CDS encoding L,D-transpeptidase: MKNLIYPDWMRPLKILLAGAFVSASILTPVSGQVWANSHNNKIATAIETLKQSDQRWIQIDLSKQNLIAWEGSKPVYAITISSGKRSTPTRVGTFKIQTKLKKTRMQGRGYNVPNVPHTMYYQGGYAIHGAYWHNRFGTPVSHGCVNLAPNHAKWVFEWADVGTPVVIKK; encoded by the coding sequence ATGAAGAACCTTATTTATCCTGACTGGATGCGTCCTTTAAAAATATTACTTGCAGGTGCATTCGTCTCTGCTAGTATTTTGACTCCCGTATCGGGTCAAGTTTGGGCAAATTCCCATAATAATAAAATTGCTACAGCTATTGAAACACTAAAACAATCTGATCAACGCTGGATTCAAATTGACCTCTCAAAGCAAAATTTAATTGCTTGGGAAGGTAGCAAACCCGTGTATGCAATCACCATTTCTTCGGGGAAACGATCTACACCCACTCGCGTTGGAACTTTTAAAATTCAAACCAAGTTAAAAAAAACGCGGATGCAAGGTAGAGGGTATAACGTTCCCAATGTTCCCCACACCATGTATTATCAAGGCGGTTATGCCATTCACGGGGCATATTGGCACAACAGATTTGGTACACCCGTCAGTCATGGCTGTGTAAATCTTGCACCCAATCATGCTAAATGGGTATTTGAGTGGGCTGATGTGGGGACACCAGTCGTTATTAAGAAATAG
- a CDS encoding hybrid sensor histidine kinase/response regulator: MSDNLLSKPMYILLVDDNANNLKVLSEAIQGYGWKALMANDGESAIEQAEYAHPDLIILDVMMPGIDGFETCRRLKANSITQNIPIIFMTALSDATDKVKGLEIGAVDYVTKPFQQAEVIARLKLHLKLSHLTRTLEQQVEERTAELTKSLQQLQNTQLQMIQSEKMSALGNLVAGIAHEMNNPLGFISATLKQAKSNVSDIIEHLKLYQESLPNPSQEIINHAEDIDLDYCTEDISKMIDSMIVACDRIENISNSLRTFSRADRDYKQPFNLHEGIDSTILILKHRLKANEKRPAIEVFTEYGKIPKIECFPGQLNQVFMNILANAIDALEEANSKRTLEDIKARHNKIIVKTSVEDNQVKISITDNAQGMTEEVKEKIFDHLFTTKSIGKGTGLGLAIAQSIVVEKHNGSVVVNSKLDEGTEFVITLPIIT; this comes from the coding sequence ATGAGTGATAATCTTCTCTCCAAACCAATGTATATTCTTTTAGTAGATGATAATGCGAATAATCTCAAAGTACTATCAGAAGCAATTCAGGGATATGGCTGGAAAGCACTGATGGCAAATGATGGAGAGTCAGCAATCGAACAAGCGGAATATGCTCACCCGGATTTAATTATTCTCGATGTCATGATGCCTGGAATTGATGGCTTTGAAACTTGCCGAAGATTAAAAGCTAATTCGATTACTCAGAATATTCCAATTATTTTTATGACAGCATTGTCTGATGCTACAGATAAAGTCAAAGGATTAGAAATTGGGGCAGTTGATTATGTTACCAAACCATTTCAACAAGCAGAAGTTATTGCCCGCTTAAAACTACACCTGAAACTATCCCATCTGACTCGGACATTAGAACAACAGGTAGAGGAACGTACTGCTGAATTGACCAAATCTCTACAGCAGCTACAAAATACCCAATTGCAAATGATTCAAAGTGAAAAAATGTCTGCATTGGGTAATTTGGTTGCCGGGATAGCTCACGAAATGAATAATCCCCTGGGTTTTATTTCCGCAACCCTCAAACAAGCAAAATCAAATGTTAGCGATATTATCGAACACTTAAAGCTTTATCAAGAAAGCTTACCAAATCCCAGCCAAGAAATTATCAACCATGCCGAAGATATAGATTTGGATTATTGCACAGAAGACATATCCAAAATGATTGACTCAATGATAGTAGCTTGCGATCGCATTGAAAATATTAGTAATAGCTTAAGAACTTTCTCTAGGGCAGATCGAGACTATAAACAACCTTTTAATTTGCATGAAGGTATCGACAGCACAATTTTAATTCTCAAGCACCGTCTCAAAGCCAACGAAAAACGTCCGGCCATAGAGGTGTTTACAGAATACGGCAAAATACCTAAAATTGAGTGCTTTCCTGGTCAATTAAATCAAGTATTTATGAATATTTTGGCCAATGCCATTGATGCTTTAGAAGAAGCAAATAGCAAGCGAACTCTTGAAGATATTAAGGCAAGGCACAACAAAATTATAGTTAAAACTTCAGTAGAAGATAACCAAGTAAAAATATCAATTACTGATAATGCTCAGGGAATGACTGAAGAAGTCAAAGAAAAAATATTTGACCATTTATTTACTACAAAAAGTATTGGTAAAGGCACAGGTTTAGGTTTGGCGATTGCTCAATCGATTGTGGTAGAAAAACATAACGGTTCAGTGGTTGTGAATTCTAAACTTGATGAGGGAACTGAATTTGTGATTACCTTGCCAATTATTACTTAG
- a CDS encoding CHASE2 domain-containing protein has translation MWRKFQTFIQNTRSVLIITPSIALTVMIGQSLGIFNLPEWKLRDEWMRLAPSENMADEIVIITIDEGDIKSVGKWPVPDWALAELLAKIRSQQPRAIGLDLYRDLPEGRGYEQLVQIFRTTPNLIGVEKIIGERVNPPPELKKNDQVGLADSVLDSDRHVRRALLTAKDEQDDGKIKAGLGTLVALKYLEVEKITLESIDEKQQKFQLGKAIYEPLSNQEAGYGDADIGGYQILLKWHGSETAFRTVAMRDVLAGKIPANLMRDRMVFIGSTATSTNDFFSTPFSSTLISAQKPTPGVVVHANIALQLVRGAKTGTTTLHGVTGNIFLLWIILWTVIGSTGSWWLASARTGKWIPGGKILWATVVISTTLMVSGYGIFLLGLLIPVTPTLAAFIGSVVATTNAYKQQKLEQANHQLEIANTQLLDYSKTLETKVEERTHELLEAKQAADAANHAKSEFLANMSHELRTPLNGILGFAQVLAQSSNLTKENLDGVNIIHQCGSHLLMLINDILDLSKIEARKLELMTNSLDLSSFLHGITEICGIRAEQKGISFNILISDRLPSTIETDEKRLRQVLINLLGNAIKFTDSGSVTFKVELLETNLESTQSPTAKIRFQIEDTGVGMSPDQLEKIFLPFEQVGDVAQRSEGTGLGLTISQKIARLIGSQIQVQSSPGEGSIFWLDTTVPVSLEQDWHLSRNTSNYEKIIGIQGKAPQILIIDDDTNHRLILTSLLQEIGCHILEASDGKQGLQLVSQNQPDMILLDLAMPNMNGFEFMVNLQENLPTHNIPIIVSSANVFESSRQQSLQAGAAAFIPKPLQRDQLLNALQSLLKVDWMYAESSKQSLQKTQQTPLNGELILPSQEVLQQLYHLAMMGDISGIEETLKTQVDQNNQLVSFATELTKLTDSFQTAKIRKLIKSFVAEETVK, from the coding sequence ATGTGGCGCAAATTCCAAACTTTCATCCAAAACACTCGCAGCGTTTTGATTATTACTCCTAGTATTGCCCTGACAGTGATGATCGGGCAATCCTTGGGAATTTTCAATTTACCTGAGTGGAAACTTCGCGATGAATGGATGCGCCTAGCCCCCTCGGAAAACATGGCTGATGAGATAGTAATCATCACAATAGATGAAGGCGATATTAAATCTGTAGGTAAATGGCCTGTTCCAGATTGGGCGCTGGCAGAATTACTCGCAAAAATCCGGTCGCAACAACCCCGTGCGATTGGGTTGGATTTGTATCGAGATTTGCCAGAGGGAAGAGGATATGAGCAACTAGTGCAAATTTTTCGGACTACTCCCAATTTGATTGGAGTGGAAAAAATCATTGGTGAGCGTGTCAACCCCCCACCAGAACTAAAAAAAAATGACCAAGTGGGATTAGCTGATTCGGTTCTAGATAGCGATCGCCATGTGCGTCGCGCCCTCCTCACAGCTAAAGATGAACAAGATGATGGCAAAATCAAAGCTGGACTAGGAACCCTTGTCGCCCTCAAGTATCTGGAAGTTGAAAAGATCACCTTAGAATCAATTGACGAAAAGCAGCAGAAGTTTCAATTGGGTAAGGCAATTTATGAACCACTTAGTAACCAAGAAGCAGGTTATGGTGATGCCGATATCGGGGGTTATCAAATCCTGCTCAAATGGCATGGTTCAGAAACAGCATTTCGGACAGTTGCCATGCGTGATGTGTTAGCCGGAAAAATTCCAGCCAACTTGATGCGCGATCGCATGGTGTTTATTGGATCAACTGCCACTAGCACCAATGATTTCTTTAGCACGCCCTTTAGTTCAACTTTGATTTCTGCCCAAAAACCCACTCCTGGTGTTGTTGTTCACGCTAATATTGCTCTCCAACTAGTACGAGGGGCAAAAACAGGAACAACCACCCTCCACGGTGTCACTGGTAATATTTTCTTATTATGGATTATTTTGTGGACTGTAATTGGTTCTACAGGTAGTTGGTGGTTAGCTAGTGCGCGTACAGGAAAATGGATTCCAGGGGGTAAAATTCTGTGGGCAACTGTAGTTATCAGCACAACATTGATGGTAAGTGGTTACGGAATATTTTTACTCGGACTGCTAATTCCAGTCACACCTACCTTAGCGGCATTCATCGGCAGCGTAGTTGCAACAACCAATGCCTATAAACAGCAAAAGTTAGAACAAGCAAATCACCAACTAGAAATTGCTAATACTCAGTTATTAGATTATTCCAAAACCTTAGAAACGAAAGTCGAAGAACGAACTCACGAACTTTTGGAAGCAAAGCAAGCTGCTGATGCCGCTAACCATGCCAAAAGTGAGTTTTTGGCCAATATGAGCCATGAGCTACGCACCCCACTCAATGGTATTTTAGGTTTTGCCCAGGTATTAGCCCAATCTTCCAACTTAACTAAGGAAAACCTCGACGGAGTCAACATTATTCACCAATGTGGTTCGCATCTGTTGATGTTAATTAATGATATTCTCGATTTGTCGAAGATTGAAGCTCGCAAACTCGAATTAATGACCAATAGCCTAGATTTGTCAAGTTTTCTACATGGAATCACAGAAATTTGTGGGATTCGAGCCGAGCAAAAAGGAATTAGCTTTAATATTTTAATTAGCGATCGCTTACCATCTACCATTGAAACCGATGAAAAGCGATTGCGACAAGTATTAATAAACTTGCTGGGTAATGCCATTAAATTTACAGATAGCGGTAGTGTCACCTTTAAAGTCGAGCTACTAGAAACCAACCTTGAATCTACTCAATCCCCAACTGCAAAAATTCGCTTTCAAATAGAAGATACAGGAGTCGGGATGTCACCTGACCAGCTCGAAAAAATCTTTTTGCCTTTTGAGCAAGTAGGTGATGTAGCACAGCGTTCGGAAGGTACTGGTTTGGGATTGACCATCAGCCAAAAAATTGCCCGATTGATTGGTAGCCAAATTCAAGTACAAAGCAGTCCAGGTGAAGGAAGTATTTTTTGGCTAGATACAACAGTTCCAGTATCCCTGGAACAGGATTGGCATTTAAGCAGAAACACATCAAACTACGAAAAAATTATTGGCATTCAAGGTAAAGCACCTCAAATTCTCATTATTGATGATGATACAAACCATCGTTTAATCTTAACCAGCCTGCTACAAGAAATTGGCTGTCACATTCTAGAAGCCAGTGACGGAAAACAAGGTTTGCAATTAGTTAGCCAAAATCAACCTGATATGATTTTGCTGGATTTAGCCATGCCTAACATGAATGGCTTTGAGTTCATGGTTAATCTGCAAGAAAATCTGCCCACCCATAATATTCCTATTATTGTTTCCAGTGCTAACGTCTTTGAATCAAGTCGCCAGCAAAGTTTACAGGCAGGTGCAGCCGCATTTATACCGAAACCCCTCCAGAGAGATCAACTGCTTAATGCCTTGCAATCGCTGCTAAAAGTTGATTGGATGTATGCAGAATCTAGCAAGCAATCTCTACAGAAAACACAACAGACTCCTCTCAATGGTGAATTAATATTGCCATCTCAAGAGGTTTTGCAACAACTGTATCACTTAGCAATGATGGGCGATATATCGGGAATAGAAGAAACATTAAAAACTCAAGTAGATCAAAACAACCAACTAGTTTCCTTTGCCACTGAGTTAACTAAACTTACTGACAGCTTTCAAACTGCAAAAATCCGTAAATTAATTAAATCTTTTGTAGCTGAGGAAACAGTAAAATGA
- a CDS encoding bifunctional 4-hydroxy-2-oxoglutarate aldolase/2-dehydro-3-deoxy-phosphogluconate aldolase: MSNQVWLSQLQEHRAIAVIRAPKMDLGAKMAASVAAGGMRLIEITWNSDRAADLISLLRTELPGCMIGTGTLFNVQQLQDAIASGAQFLFSPHTDPEMIKAAIAKNIPIIPGALTPTEIVTAWSQGASCVKVFPVQAVGGTSYIQSLQAPLGHIPLIPTGGVTLANAKDFLQVGAVAVGLSGELFPKKWVLEANWSAIALQAKKLIRRLN, encoded by the coding sequence ATGTCGAATCAAGTTTGGTTATCACAGTTACAGGAGCATCGAGCGATCGCAGTGATTCGCGCTCCTAAAATGGATTTGGGTGCAAAAATGGCTGCTTCTGTAGCTGCTGGGGGAATGCGGCTAATCGAAATTACCTGGAATAGCGATCGCGCTGCTGATTTAATTTCTCTACTCCGCACCGAATTACCCGGTTGTATGATTGGGACAGGGACGCTGTTTAATGTCCAGCAGTTGCAAGATGCGATCGCATCTGGGGCGCAATTCCTCTTCAGTCCCCATACTGACCCAGAAATGATCAAAGCCGCAATCGCTAAAAATATACCGATTATTCCTGGCGCACTTACACCCACAGAAATTGTTACTGCTTGGAGTCAGGGCGCAAGTTGTGTCAAAGTATTCCCAGTACAAGCAGTGGGAGGAACCAGCTATATTCAAAGTTTACAAGCACCTCTTGGGCATATTCCCTTAATTCCTACCGGTGGTGTCACGTTAGCAAATGCTAAAGATTTCTTACAAGTTGGAGCAGTAGCTGTAGGCTTAAGTGGCGAATTATTCCCTAAAAAATGGGTATTAGAGGCAAATTGGAGTGCGATCGCTCTTCAAGCCAAAAAGCTCATACGGAGGTTAAATTAG
- a CDS encoding GAF domain-containing protein, which produces MKAPLPDDETQRIAALLEYKILDTPPEQVFDDITHLASYICGTPISLVSLVDQNRQWFKSKVGLDALETSRDLAFCAHAILENDVFIIPDATDDTRFAANPLVLDDPSIRFYAGVPLINAQGHALGTLCVIDRVPRKLTDEQVEVLRILGRQVIQQLEMRRNLASLVLAGQERKQSNKIHIQFFKKVSAGFGLASAILVLIAGVYYQNTKSFITTSNQVTKIQEQINKQEKFLSLMKDAETGGHGYILTGDKSYLKPYEKAVNKINQEIKSLKSLTIDQPIQQQRILIIEDLTSAKLALIKRTIDLRQEKGFAASLQVILTNEGKNLMDNIREVIDEMEKEEEVLLKQKTAAAKSGTRNTILIVAIALCLCFIVLSIVYYLVYREFIRRKQTENILKLERNFISAVLDTASALVIVLDLEGRIVRFNQACKQLSGYSFDEVRDRYLWDIFILPEEIDTIRSCFQDLQFNQGFKEGESYWITKDKSLRLITWTNTSLKDMEGNIEYIICTGIDITGKKRNQKYLEAQYAASNALAQSFTISEATHRILQGICQSLDWDWGELWLIDQQDNVLRCLEVWYGEVPELQEFETITRAMTFSIGEGLPGQVWADFQPIWVIDVTKEPNFLRGINAKQIGLHAAFGFPICGENKTFGVMSFFNKKTHQPDPNLLKTMMSIGNQVGQFIERKQAAEEVERQNQRSLLLTDVTLKIRHSLQIDEILQTSVTEVQKLLQADRVLILELLADGSLNAKKEALIPGIPVVMGENILDPCFAETYIQKYRQGWIGIINDIEQANIQPCHIQLLQRFQVKANLVIPLFCKEQLWGLLIAHQCTQTRDWNTWEIELLKSLSDQIGIALTQAQLLEAETQQRQELELARHQAELASLAKSAFLANMSHEIRTPMNAVLGMTGLLLETALNREQQDFVETIRISGDALLSLINEILDLSKLEAGEMELEHLDFDLSSCIEEVLDLLAPQAHHKGLEIGALIRRKVPIQLQGDASRLRQILMNLIGNAIKFTSEGEVVVQVELLSETATTATIKFSITDTGIGITSEDQHKLFQAFSQVDASITRQYGGTGLGLAICRQLVNLMGGEIGVTSEIGQGSKFCFDLSFTKQLYFACPVKEPEILTNRRLLVVDDNDTNRKIVYHQATRWGMQVDEAANAQVAFQALQAAAAAGKPYDIALVDMQMPTVDGLTLGVQIKANDAIAHVPLIMLTSTNQRDEVQKALKIGFAGYLVKPVKPSRLFDTIMNILVAKSNLNDHQISLISETLSLDQQFTQTTSFTKTNIRVLLAEDNLVNQKVALKQLQTLGYIADTVSNGEEVLHLLETVPYDLILMDCQMPVLDGLQTTRAIRNWPDSHFLRRRQPVIIAMTANAMKEDEQTCLNAGMNGYVSKPVVKEKLANILEYWSRRILNTNEVSICDQTVAEKNNDLFDLAIDWEYLHQLSENNTKFELELLKLFVEDSVSHLERIKTAVLSHDFQQIGREAHHFKGASGNIGVKTIQIAAEKIEQLNHQQEYSGIDQLIVEIEDFLQQIQGFLTNNLNT; this is translated from the coding sequence ATGAAAGCACCATTACCTGATGATGAAACACAGAGAATAGCGGCACTTTTAGAGTATAAGATTTTAGACACCCCGCCCGAACAGGTTTTTGACGATATCACTCATCTGGCTTCATATATTTGTGGAACTCCTATTTCCTTAGTGAGCTTAGTTGATCAAAATCGCCAATGGTTTAAATCTAAAGTCGGTTTGGATGCCTTAGAAACATCTCGTGATCTTGCGTTTTGCGCTCATGCAATTCTTGAAAATGATGTCTTTATTATTCCTGATGCAACAGATGATACAAGATTCGCCGCTAATCCCTTAGTCCTAGATGACCCAAGTATTCGTTTTTATGCAGGTGTACCTTTAATAAATGCTCAGGGTCATGCACTGGGAACTCTATGCGTAATTGATCGTGTACCACGAAAACTAACGGATGAACAAGTAGAAGTATTAAGAATTTTAGGTCGTCAAGTCATCCAACAACTAGAAATGCGACGCAATTTAGCTAGTTTGGTACTTGCCGGACAGGAACGCAAACAATCAAATAAAATACACATTCAATTTTTTAAAAAGGTTTCGGCAGGATTTGGATTAGCTTCAGCAATTTTAGTTTTAATTGCCGGAGTTTACTATCAAAATACAAAATCTTTTATTACAACTAGTAATCAAGTCACAAAAATTCAAGAACAAATCAATAAACAAGAAAAATTTCTATCTTTAATGAAGGATGCTGAAACTGGAGGACATGGTTATATTCTAACAGGAGATAAGTCTTATTTAAAACCATATGAAAAAGCAGTTAACAAGATTAATCAAGAAATAAAATCTCTGAAATCCCTAACAATAGATCAACCAATTCAACAGCAGCGTATTTTAATTATTGAAGACTTAACATCAGCAAAACTAGCATTAATTAAGCGGACTATCGACTTGCGACAAGAAAAAGGATTTGCAGCATCATTGCAAGTAATCCTGACGAATGAGGGCAAAAATCTCATGGATAATATCCGCGAGGTGATCGATGAGATGGAGAAAGAAGAAGAAGTACTGCTTAAACAAAAAACAGCAGCGGCAAAAAGCGGTACAAGAAATACGATTTTGATAGTTGCGATCGCTCTCTGTTTGTGTTTTATAGTTCTATCCATAGTCTATTACCTAGTTTATCGAGAATTTATCAGACGAAAACAAACTGAAAATATCCTCAAACTAGAGCGTAATTTTATCTCAGCCGTCTTAGATACAGCCAGTGCTTTGGTTATAGTTCTCGATTTAGAAGGGCGAATTGTACGTTTTAATCAAGCCTGTAAACAACTGAGCGGTTACTCATTTGATGAAGTTAGAGATAGGTATCTCTGGGATATTTTTATACTTCCTGAAGAAATAGATACTATTAGATCATGTTTTCAAGATTTACAATTTAATCAAGGTTTTAAAGAAGGCGAAAGTTACTGGATAACGAAAGATAAAAGCTTGCGATTGATTACATGGACTAATACTTCCCTCAAGGATATGGAAGGAAATATTGAATATATAATTTGCACTGGTATTGATATTACCGGAAAGAAACGAAATCAAAAATATTTAGAGGCACAATATGCTGCCAGCAATGCTTTAGCACAATCTTTCACTATTAGCGAAGCTACTCACCGCATATTACAGGGAATTTGTCAGAGTCTGGACTGGGATTGGGGTGAACTTTGGCTAATTGATCAGCAAGATAATGTGCTGCGATGCCTGGAAGTTTGGTATGGAGAAGTTCCTGAACTACAAGAATTTGAAACCATAACTAGGGCAATGACTTTTAGTATAGGAGAGGGTTTACCTGGTCAAGTATGGGCAGATTTTCAACCGATATGGGTGATTGATGTTACCAAAGAACCTAACTTTTTAAGAGGAATTAATGCCAAACAAATAGGACTACACGCAGCTTTTGGGTTTCCTATCTGTGGTGAAAATAAGACTTTTGGGGTCATGAGTTTCTTTAATAAGAAAACTCACCAACCAGATCCAAATCTGTTGAAAACTATGATGTCTATTGGTAATCAGGTAGGACAGTTTATAGAGCGTAAACAGGCCGCAGAGGAGGTCGAACGCCAAAATCAGCGATCGCTCCTTTTAACCGATGTCACCCTAAAAATTCGCCATTCTTTACAAATCGACGAAATCCTGCAAACCAGTGTCACAGAGGTACAGAAGCTGCTGCAAGCTGATCGTGTACTGATTCTAGAGTTGCTGGCAGATGGATCTTTAAATGCCAAAAAAGAAGCATTAATTCCCGGTATCCCTGTTGTTATGGGGGAAAATATTCTTGACCCTTGTTTTGCAGAAACGTACATCCAGAAATATCGTCAAGGATGGATAGGTATCATTAACGATATAGAGCAAGCTAACATTCAGCCTTGTCATATCCAACTATTGCAAAGGTTTCAAGTTAAAGCTAACCTTGTGATTCCCCTGTTCTGCAAAGAGCAACTTTGGGGTTTACTCATTGCTCATCAGTGTACCCAAACCCGTGATTGGAATACCTGGGAAATTGAACTTCTCAAGTCCTTATCTGACCAAATCGGTATTGCTTTAACTCAAGCCCAATTACTAGAAGCAGAAACCCAACAACGACAAGAACTCGAATTAGCACGACACCAAGCCGAGTTAGCATCTCTGGCCAAAAGTGCTTTTTTGGCCAACATGAGCCATGAAATTCGTACTCCTATGAATGCCGTTTTGGGAATGACGGGCTTGTTGTTAGAAACTGCCCTCAATCGAGAGCAACAAGATTTTGTTGAAACAATTCGTATTAGTGGAGATGCTCTTTTATCTCTAATTAACGAAATTTTGGATCTCTCTAAACTTGAAGCTGGGGAGATGGAATTAGAACATCTAGATTTTGATTTATCGTCCTGTATAGAAGAAGTATTAGATTTATTGGCTCCCCAAGCTCATCATAAAGGCTTGGAAATTGGGGCTTTGATTCGTCGTAAAGTTCCCATCCAACTCCAAGGAGATGCCAGCCGCTTAAGACAAATTTTAATGAATTTAATCGGCAATGCAATTAAATTCACCAGTGAAGGGGAGGTGGTAGTACAAGTAGAACTGTTATCAGAAACTGCGACTACAGCAACTATCAAATTTTCGATTACAGATACAGGTATTGGCATTACTTCTGAAGACCAACACAAGCTGTTTCAAGCATTTAGCCAAGTCGATGCTTCAATTACCCGTCAATATGGTGGCACAGGTTTAGGATTAGCTATTTGCCGACAGTTAGTCAATTTGATGGGAGGAGAAATTGGAGTTACAAGTGAGATAGGGCAAGGATCTAAATTTTGTTTTGATTTATCTTTTACCAAACAACTTTATTTTGCTTGCCCAGTTAAAGAGCCAGAAATTCTCACTAATAGACGCTTGTTAGTGGTAGATGATAATGATACAAATCGCAAAATTGTTTACCATCAGGCTACTCGTTGGGGAATGCAAGTAGATGAAGCGGCTAATGCTCAAGTCGCTTTCCAGGCTTTACAAGCAGCAGCAGCAGCGGGTAAACCCTATGATATTGCTTTGGTTGATATGCAAATGCCGACTGTAGATGGCTTGACTTTAGGGGTACAAATTAAAGCCAATGATGCGATCGCTCATGTTCCTTTAATTATGTTGACTTCTACCAATCAACGCGATGAAGTCCAAAAAGCTCTCAAAATAGGATTTGCTGGTTATCTAGTAAAACCAGTCAAGCCATCCCGTCTATTTGATACTATCATGAATATTTTGGTAGCAAAATCAAATTTAAATGATCATCAAATCAGCTTAATATCAGAAACTCTCTCTCTCGATCAGCAATTTACACAAACTACTAGCTTTACTAAAACAAACATACGAGTCCTGTTAGCAGAGGATAATTTAGTTAATCAAAAAGTAGCCCTCAAGCAACTTCAAACTCTGGGTTATATAGCTGATACTGTCAGCAATGGGGAAGAAGTTTTACATCTATTAGAAACAGTCCCTTATGATTTGATTTTGATGGATTGTCAAATGCCCGTTCTCGATGGTTTACAAACAACAAGAGCAATTCGTAATTGGCCAGATAGTCATTTTCTCCGTCGTCGCCAACCTGTGATCATTGCCATGACTGCTAATGCTATGAAAGAAGACGAACAAACCTGTCTAAATGCAGGAATGAATGGTTATGTGAGTAAGCCTGTAGTCAAAGAAAAATTGGCCAATATTTTAGAGTACTGGAGTAGAAGGATACTCAATACAAATGAAGTTAGTATTTGTGATCAAACAGTTGCTGAAAAAAATAATGATTTATTTGACTTAGCTATTGACTGGGAATATTTACATCAATTATCTGAAAATAACACGAAATTTGAATTAGAGCTATTAAAATTATTTGTTGAAGATAGTGTATCTCATTTAGAAAGAATCAAAACCGCAGTTCTTTCCCATGACTTCCAGCAAATTGGCAGAGAAGCTCATCATTTTAAAGGTGCTAGTGGCAATATTGGCGTGAAAACCATTCAGATAGCCGCCGAAAAAATAGAACAACTAAATCACCAGCAAGAATATAGTGGTATAGATCAATTAATTGTAGAAATAGAAGATTTTCTCCAGCAGATTCAAGGTTTTTTAACTAATAATCTCAATACCTAA
- a CDS encoding L,D-transpeptidase: MPSWIRSALIRSSGTFCTGLVLMLVTLFSWSSPTSDPKMTAANATTVNQSTTVSKTKQISLSRRIEIDLSEQRLRAWNGKTLVYSFRISTGKRRTPTPVGRFQINSKYRVNRMRGRGYDIPDVPYAMYFHQGYAIHGAYWHNNFGTPMSHGCVNLPVSQARKLYNWASTGTVVVVRR; encoded by the coding sequence ATGCCCAGCTGGATTCGCAGTGCTTTAATACGTTCCTCTGGAACTTTTTGTACAGGTTTAGTGTTGATGTTGGTGACTTTGTTCTCTTGGTCTTCACCAACCAGTGACCCCAAAATGACAGCGGCTAATGCAACTACAGTAAATCAAAGCACTACTGTATCTAAAACTAAGCAAATATCCCTATCTCGCCGAATTGAAATTGATTTGTCTGAACAACGATTACGGGCATGGAATGGTAAAACTCTAGTTTATTCATTCCGAATTTCTACTGGTAAACGCCGCACCCCTACACCAGTTGGTAGGTTTCAGATTAATTCTAAATATCGTGTTAATCGGATGCGTGGTAGAGGTTACGATATTCCTGATGTTCCTTACGCTATGTATTTTCATCAAGGCTATGCTATTCATGGTGCTTACTGGCATAACAATTTTGGTACTCCTATGAGTCATGGTTGCGTTAATTTGCCAGTTAGCCAAGCACGAAAATTATACAATTGGGCTTCCACAGGGACTGTGGTGGTTGTGCGTCGATAG